Genomic segment of Anopheles darlingi chromosome X, idAnoDarlMG_H_01, whole genome shotgun sequence:
TGCGGTGGCGGCAAGTGTGATTGCATTTTCCATTATTAGTTttgaaagaacgaaaaaaaagccgCAGAATTGTTGACGAGAACTGGCGTGTATATTGCATATTCATACCGATAATCATGGCAATTAAGTATGGTAAcattttggaaaattgaaagattACCAGATAAAATGTcgttgaatgttttatgtcGAGGATGAAATTCGGTAAAAATTGGCGTTCTGAACTAGACAACACAAGACAACCACCCAAAATATACCAAAAAGCATACAAAAGCGTTTAACGGATCTCCTAATCTTAATCCGATCAAAAATCTGTCAACTAACATCTATCTATGACTGACACCATAAATTATCATTGTAAAGCAACGGCTAACATATCGGAAGAATGGGGCTATATGAGTTACTGCGTATTCCCTAATTACATTTAACAATCACTGGTGAAAGCTAGTGAATTTGGAACCTTCAGCATATTCAGCCGTAAACAAAAACTACGGACCTACGAAGCACTAACCAGTACTTATTCCGGAACGAAGTCTTCACATGAAATCGAATTAATGTACATCGAAAAAAGATTACGGTACCTATTCCTGTGATAGGTAACGCCTGAACGTGTTCTAACAATGGTGTAAATGCCTCAGGCCTTAGCTATCGCCTTACTGGAATAGACCCCTAAATTTTGTATTTTGCCCACGTAAGGGCTCTTTTTTATGAGCACCGTGTGCGAAACATGAACAGTTTATAGATGAACTATCGTTTATCGCATAACTGTACGAAGTGCAAGTTTTCCCAAAATTTTTAACTGCCTATTCCtttcaatatttcaaacataACATTTATGTTTGAAGCCAAGTATATAAATATTACCAATCCAGCGTTTTGGGCTTTCTCCATGTTGCCATCAATTGATTTATAATTTAGCGTGTTTTAGTGCTGCGATCGTAAAATAGCATGTAAGCGGAGCTGTTCAGCACCTCTTCGATTGGAACCTCACGAACCACAGCATCTGACGTGTAGTACCACCTGTTACGGAGAGACGAAACCTACGTTATGAACACTGTCTTTACCAATAACATGCTTACCATATAAACTAACTACGTTTGAACTTACTTGTAAGAATTTCGCAGTGCTCCTCTCCTATAAGTCACGAAGTGACCTTCGTTTGCCTCGCCGGAGTGCACTATAACGGCAAGAAGTCGGTAAAGATTCCGCGGGAACATAGCACCGAATGTGTAAGAACTGAAATTCATGTTAGATGCCACCCCACCGTCGCTAGTTCCACCGTAATAGTCCGGTTGGCTATCAGCCATTTGGCTCCCCGTATCTTGTGGCGTGCCGTTCATTCCGATGTGGTATAGGGAGGAGGTGCTACCCCATGGTGTACCGATATTGCTGTTCAAGCCAGGCTGCACGAAGCTATACGGTGCCATGGACAATGTTTCTGGGAAATGCACATTGTCAATTCGCTTCTGTGCTCGTCCAACACTTGCGTGCCACGTGGTGCGAGCTATATGTATGCACAGACAGGCGGGCAATTTACTAAAGGTGAGTGTTTTCGTGTGTGTCTCAGTCTCACCACACGTTCCACATAGTACCGCAGCGATAGATTCCGGTTGTATGAAGTCAGATAGAAGATTTCCAAGCCCTAAACCAGGTGTAACAGTCGATGGCAAAGGGAGCGTAATGCTGTCAAATTTGTCGTACCGTACAGTCGATTTATGGCCGCACCCGGAGCAACACAACTGGCTTCCAAGTCCGCCGCGAAATGGATGCGGTATTTGGTTCTGCTGCCGATCACTCCATACTGAAACTCGGCCAGGTCCACGATTGAGCCTCTCGAGAGAGCGATATGAGACCGAATGTTGATTGTGACCGGGCGCCTGCAGCAGGTTGTCTGTTTCC
This window contains:
- the LOC125951666 gene encoding ubiquitin carboxyl-terminal hydrolase 30 homolog; protein product: MESEKLLMAAGVTAAVVVGAFVFWGPSGTSRLRQRRGQIAGLHNFGKTCFLNTLLQALAACPHFIAWLQLHNTKEKKSLVSSLQNVLEVVNGTHPTLRGDPYAPGAVIRALNSLGWVISPEEHDAHELLLVLLNSLEEEVSKPRKIGCLSDALDYDKGCPTMPARPSSAMLSDFCNAEYGESTNLMRYSRSEAHTPDSPHSVCTEHEESQDNSLALEYGTSALITAALGASSHPSCQETDNLLQAPGHNQHSVSYRSLERLNRGPGRVSVWSDRQQNQIPHPFRGGLGSQLCCSGCGHKSTVRYDKFDSITLPLPSTVTPGLGLGNLLSDFIQPESIAAVLCGTCGETETHTKTLTFSKLPACLCIHIARTTWHASVGRAQKRIDNVHFPETLSMAPYSFVQPGLNSNIGTPWGSTSSLYHIGMNGTPQDTGSQMADSQPDYYGGTSDGGVASNMNFSSYTFGAMFPRNLYRLLAVIVHSGEANEGHFVTYRRGALRNSYKWYYTSDAVVREVPIEEVLNSSAYMLFYDRSTKTR